Sequence from the Cucumis sativus cultivar 9930 chromosome 1, Cucumber_9930_V3, whole genome shotgun sequence genome:
GATCACGCATAAGTGTTTAGTTATGTTTAAAAGAAGTAAACCAGGCATCGGCGAACGCCGAAGTCGTGTCCACACTTGGTAAGTAGAAAGTGTGTTCCCAGTGGGGGCATGACATCGATCCTTGAATCCACAATTTACACAAATAGGAGgagaacatttttttccaatcCTTATTCACTTTTTCATTAGGGTAActtgaaaaatagtaaaaaaaagttatgataccAGAGCTCATGacatacaaatttcaaaatggttTTGTCGGATGCAATTTCCCTTTCTATTATCTCGTAGCAGCAAGAAATGATGGATCTGCAATATTTCTTGGATTTTCTTCTTGGCTGAGGAGTATTAGAAATGGATGGCAAGGGATCCATCAAAAGAATTTGTGCATGAGTGCTTGCATAAGTCTCATTAAAGCCCATAAAAAAGATCATCACATATTCAGGTTCCAggtaagaaaacaaagatttaGCGGCACCACAAGAACATTCATCAATAGGTCTAAAATCATAGAGATCTTGCCAgagagttttaattttagtaaaataagCTTCCATCGACAATGAACCTTGAGAAACAGTAACCAATTGAGGATGAAGTTGATAGATCTTAGGTCCATTTGATTGATGAAAACTCATCGTTTTCCGATAATGGTCAGCTTCACATTCTCAATAGCGTGCCGACTGTTCATGAGCGtggaagatgaaattcacGTGGAGAGATTATCGGGACCATTCGAGCACATTGCAGCAGGAATCATATCGATGCCGATCGATTTACCAGGAACGCCATTCAATAGAGCAATAAAGGCGTCAAAGTTCATCAGAAAGGAAGTGGTGGCGATCGTGAGGCAGAGGAAACAGGATTTGGCGGAAGGAAAGGCGTTGGCGACGCAGGATATTTTGTCCCACATGCTTCTAACGTGCGATGAGAATGGTGTGTACATGAACGAATCAGATATCACCGATAAGATTCTTGGGTTGTTGATCGGCGGCCATGACACTGCCAGTGTTGCATGCACCTTCATCGTTAAGTTCCTCGCTGAGCTTCCTCATATCTACGATGCTGTATATACAGGTAATTAAGCTTagtttatgtatatatatatatatataaaaagaccAAAGCAGCCATAGCCTACGCTACTTActccatttaaatttttttattttgtttaggaCGTGAAATATTCCAaacaaatgtatttaaaatttcaaaattcaggtttaatttgtttgaaaaaggaaaaaagaagttgatttTACTGATGTAGGGATGTAGATATAGTAATtaaagattagaaaataatgaggtctaatttatttaatcttgTGAAATCATGTGAAATCccaataaaaatatgatttaaaatcatttcaagattttaaaattattattttttcttcaggCAACAAACGAATTGTTCATTTTGAGATCTATTAtgaatcaaatcattttaagAGTACtactctttaaaaaattgattaagtTGAGAAATTTGGAATTGAACAGAGCAAATGGAAATAGCAAGAGCAAAAGCGGAAGGGGAAACGTTGAAGTGGGAAGACATTAAGAAGATGAAATATTCATGGAATGTGGCTTGTGAGGTTCTAAGAATTGCTTCCCCACTCCAAGGTGCCTTTAGGGAAGCCTTAAGTGACTTCGTTTTCAATGGTTTTTTCATTCCCAAGGGTTGGAAGGTaatgattaaaataacattCAGTTTCGCAATTTcgtttttaaagatttcttGATTTGTTGATTCCATAACCATGATGGCCGCAAGCCAAACATTATATTAGACATTGATGCTTGGTTTTTGCAGCTATATTGGAGTGCAAACTCGACACACAAAAACCCCGAGTACTTCCCAGAACCTTATAAGTTCGATCCGGGAAGATTTGAAGGAAATGGACCATTACCCTACACATTTGTGCCGTTTGGGGGAGGGCCAAGGATGTGCCCTGGTAAGGAGTATGCAAAGCTTGAGATTTTGGTGTTCATGCATAATTTGGTGAAGAGATTCAAATGGACAAAGcttcttgaaaatgaaaacatcaTTGTTAACCCAATGCCAATCCCTCAAAAAGGTCTCCCAGTTCGCCTTTTTCCTCATCAACctctttctctttaatttacCCTAAATAATAATTCccataaatatgatataatatactCTTTTATTTCAACTACTCTTCCTCTTATTATAtgttatcaataaattttcatatatatttatgccCTAATTCTTCCACAGATATAATTCTCTCTTCTACTGCTGCTCATTTTTTCATGGGAAAATGTAGAGATTGTTATATAAGGTAtgttaacttttataaatataacaaatcaaatgtaacaaaataaaaaaaatccataaaggtgacaatttttttaaatatttcaagtttgccttctttcattctctttttcttttcttctactGTTTTTGTTCCAATCCAAATGTAAAagatagcaaaaaaaaatcattgtatattggatagccaaatctaaaccttcatattccaaaataaccaaatttaaaccatcgttttccaaatattttccATTGTGGGCTTGTGGGTTTTTCcgattttgaaattgttcggtaaatattttgccgctttgttatattttttaaaagacctCTATGATGTATGGTTGACTCATCTAATAACCATACtagatatttttctaaatactCGCCTCTCCTAGTTTATATATCTTTCATACATACCATGGTTAGATTTTGAGACACACAAGGTAGTGACTTTTATTCCACCATTTTTGAAAGGGTAATTATGATGAATATACATTTTAGGGATAATAATCAAGTgtatagaaatatttttaaaaacaaattatcatTATAGCAAAGATGATAgaattctatcattgatatactcttatgatctatcagtaatatatcaatatttacaatatagtCTGTTAGTAATagatttctatcattgatagactttagctgattttgctatatttacaatatttaaaaaatattttatatattctaatactctaaattttaattgatatatttgcaactatcacCTTTAAAAAATTGGGTGAATGTACATTATATGATGCATTTTCTTAAGCCAAGGTTATTCTTTTGGGGTAAACTTTTTAGATCAAGTGACTTTTCCTTAAAGAATGTAACTAAATTCTCAAGGTTTTACCTATAAATTAAGCAATGTcatcaaaacaagaaattatgtcgcttttattaaattaagtaattaaacCTGAATTTGCATCAGGTAGCAAAATCTTTTAATACAATGAATCCCCTGTCACCTCTATTTAGTATATTGTTAATATgacaaaaattattgataatattaagcaaataaaatatcacgttaatttatttttataaataacaaaatcacgCTTGTCTTTCAACCCTTCTACCTCTTTTCAATTTCgatttcctcttcctctttctcaaagttttctttatgctaaaaaaaaaaaatccctctTTCCAACGGTTGaattttatgtcataaaactaatagtttgtaatcatattatgtttttcaataaagTGGTTATCCAAGAATTATATGtgaaaattgtatattttttaaatccaataaactaaaattccGAGGCGACGATCTTGTgtaaatttgaactttatgtatCGACATAAACATGAATTAAGTTTGAGTATATCACCTAAGCTGTTATTGTATGAGTAAAGTTGGAAACCTTATTCTAAAGACACTATGGTTGCTACTGGTGTGAAACCCGCGTTTTGAAATGGAAGggttgtgaagaagaaagctAGGCTAGTAAAGTATATCGGGTCCCACGATGAGAGGAGTGGAAATTGTTTAAGTATAAGAAGAATGCATTTTGAATAAGCATTTTTAGTATGGATGGGAGGAAAAGTTCTGCCATATGATGAAGAATATTATGCAATGTGAAAGGCAGTTTTGGGTTTAGGTGAAGAAGCTAGGCAGGGGAAGAAAGTTAGGAAATTTGGGTGAAGCAGCAAACTTGAATTAGTCAGCCTTTTACATGTTGACTTAAGGATAAGCATGGATGAAAGAAATTGGACATCTACACatgtataaaattaaactacaaGAAACAAGGGAATGGCCGATGCACAAACACATCGACGaagtgttgaaattttttgtcctaaaactcgtagtttgtaatcatattatgttcaataaagtcgttattgagaaattgaatattataatcttaaatccaataaactaagtccCGAAGCTATTtttgagtaaacttgaactttatgtggagacataaacgtggatccaattcgagtatatagcctaaatagtctatagtatatgaataatggTTGGGcaccttatttagagaaactatgaaTGTGGTCCGCTTTGTAGTAAGTACAAACGAGGTAATCCTGAATTGTTCATGtaaagacatgaaagtgggggcatcctatgtaaagtgtttacataagactgaaccattAAATAGTCACATTTTACattataacaccgtttactgtttaaaactgactatctcgattattgatgacctaggtaacttaatcgttaattatgaactcttgttcacacgagattatatttagatctgcataggtgagggcagctcatcagcgttggtCCAATAAGCCTTCCATTTTAGGGGTAAGATCCGGTGGATAGTTGGAGACATAGTATGCAAGacggaattcactcctacccgttttagggttagtagataggttgttctcttaagcactgaatcgatgtcttgaacaaggggtcccaccctctcattggccagttagggattaagtttataggttggaccttaaaccaattattcaatagtggattcgtgggacttaaggagcaagatatagttttgggggtaaaacggtattttgacccaacCAAGGTTACCTGTGAATGGCTAACTTACTTATTatgattttatcaaatggacacaaatatatctatagtgaggggagtggaactacgagactttagtggaatgacttGTTAtttaacgaatgttgattaactcggtctaaaagagtttagctagttaatcttgaatcattggagctcatgatctataggtccattaggtttcTCTGttagctcatatggaataaacttaaaacagtgagatgaaataagtcgaattgttcgaatttggagaagagagaaaaaccaaCAAGTATATGTGATATAGCCATCAGATTTagattagaaatagagctttatggttaaatgagatttaaatactataaatatgaatacagATTCATACTAGGAAGCTCGAAATTGATGGAAATACTCAAAGTTACAAAAAggcaaaatgttgactttttttactttgaaatgTCAAAATCTGACCACCTTTGTAACGCCCGAGATTAGAAGGGAGACATGAATGAACCGGTATTACATCTGAATGAGAGGAAACCTGAGGACATGAAAGTAATgttaagaaaaacttaaaagaattaaaagtgaCTACTCATACCAACAAGGTGCACCCTCCTTTTTTGTGGCTTGATCATAGAAACTTcaaagttaagcgtgcttagcTTATGAtaattctatgttgggtgacctCCTGAAAATTTTTCTAGGATGCATGTAAGTGAGGACAAAGCATGCTGAACTACCTAAGAGGGCAAGTGTATATTGCGTTAGTTGAGCTATTTTCATCACTTGGCTAGTGTATATTGTCAACTACCCGAGAGGGCAAGTAGCAATGATATGACTAACGCGCACAAGGAGGATTTTAGAGACAAACTCCACTTTATCGAGttaacttccatcatttgtgtccaaaaagaaaaaaaagtgtaggTGTTAGGCGCCAAGAGGTTGCCACCCTTAAACGCGATGCTTTATAAATCTTATAAGCGAACACTTTTAGATATACCTTGTTTAACTAGTCTTAGTCATTTGGATCTCGAAAGGTGAACAATTGTAGTGTTTGCAAaactatatacataaatttttctaggagagtttgcaaaaatagcgaaaaaaattataataataaagttcatgtcacttacatttttaaagttgtaaaattattaaatttaaaagcagatTATAATCATATTACTGTCTGATTATCACCATATTTgccaaattttcaatataataaaagagatGGTATGTGCtggttttttctaaatttttttaataatttttttttcatctaatGCAATGTCACTaagtaatataaaaagattatttccattttcttttttcttttctctttttctctattctattttttttaaaaaaataaaaataattaatacaacttGAACCAAAAGCattgtcatttttcttcaataactTAAATTCAACTTCCTATACGATATCACAATAGCAAAGAATCCATGGAAAATTTCAGGTTTACAATACTAAATTAACACATGTACCATACTAAGTAGGAGATGTCAAGCTGCAGAGAAATGTAATGTTGACTAACCCATTTGAGGAAAGTATAAACATGTTAGAAGAAGGACTAATTCAAGTGTTTAGACAAGAGCAAGTACTATTAGAGGAGTAAAAGGTGAAGCTTTGTTATAGGACTATGAGATGAGAACGaaataaacgaaaaaaaagaaaggctTAGTTAAATGAGTGACCCTTCAAATGAAAAGCATGCTTttggaaaatgtttttatctCCAAAGTCAGggtgttttattttcatatagtTAGATATGCACATGTTCTAATCtcgtatataaatataaaagaatataaccAATTTGAAGTCTGTATAAGTTGGTAAAGTTTTGTTGTTGTGATATTTGTATGTATACAAAACCATTAGCCTTATTCTTAATCAAAAGCTAGCTATTACGTGCACATAAGAGTAGAGGCTTACACTCACTGTCactctatatatttttatatattaatgagtaagagttaaatatttttattagtatgatgttttgaaatattacaTAACTTTTCTATAATCGAACTTAATAATGTTTGTGTGTGTTGGAtgaattttatatgtttacaATGAAGACATTAAGAGATATTGCTTGAGCAATTATTGATCCTTAAGAAATtgcaataaatattaaaattaaagtatggAAGCACTTTAAAGTTTTAGttccaaaaataaatcttatgtattcaattattataatgtGGTGGATGcatcaaatcatttgaaatgaaaactaGGGGGTCGGTTAGCATCACAAGTGAAGGCACAAAGACATTTATGAGCTCCAAAGCACGTTCCAATATCTACTGCTTTAATTTGGCTACGACACAAATTTTCACACTGTGTATTGACGCAGGTCCCTGCATCAGATAACGGAAGCGTTCTATAGCATTTCGCTGGTGGCCATACTATTCCTTGAACGCTACTAATCATCATCTCTTCACCTTCATTACAAACCACCAAAAgacaaatatttgttaatatactACGAACTTGCCTATTTTTACcgaataattaaatttatcaagaGGCATAATCATGGATGAGTTGTAAGACAATTAATTGTTGACACacatctattttattatttattgacaTCTTTTTCTCCTAAAAAAGAAGTTCCATTTCGATGGGTCTCAACTATACAATGCACATCATTGGTCCCAGATGTATTTTTGGAAGAGCAATTATTAGGCGAAACGAGTTACATGATTTAAAGTTTTAGTATTCTACATGTCTACTTCACGAAATATAAATGTATTCAAATGAAACATGTATAGTCTCAATAAGATAAACTGACTTTTATGAAACACGATATTCTAGTATATTGCAAGGATGGAGAAGAAGTTGCTTACCACTGAAGATGAGGAAAAGAAGAACTATGGCCGAAATAATATTTGACttcattcttttcaaaatatttgtagttttttctCTGAGATAAAATCTTATGAATAGACAAGTATTGATGTAGttttttatgattgatttgtatgtgtttatatatacacacaatataactatatatttcCCCTCATCCTTGTTTAGAGTGCATGAATCTCTTTAGgttcatttgttttattgtctttacatgttaattaattcaatgtacaatatttattataatgaattACATTCTTTTTTCGTGTATGTAAcaagttattgtttttttttttgctatatttattcATATGCATAATTAACTTTCTAAGAAATTGTGTAAAATATTCCAAATTCAATTTACCTGTTAGTCATTGCTTTTTagagttttataattttagtcattaaatttgtttatttaacatttgtaataaagaaaaactctaTTAGCAGtctatcaaaaaaaaaaaaaagattatatggATTATTTTCCTATAAAGGCTCAATTTTCAAGAAAGTGTATTGTGTTATTGGTCTTTTGAATAATGACGTCAACTTGGTATAAagagttgggtcgttacactAAATACGCTCATTTCAACGCAGTGGCTAGCTGTTTAATGCCATGTGGTCTTGCATCCCATGGTTGTTTTTACTCATTATAACTACTTAAATTTACTAGAGATGATGTAAAGGTGACTTAATGAAGGTGGTTGATTGAAAAAAGGAGGTGCAAATGAGGCGTGAACTAACTTCTATTGAGGAAAGAGTGAAGTAAGGTCTAAGGCTATAGGGCGAATAAGCTATACGACCACCTCAATGCAATATCACTCGCTAAATTAGCTTTTGATTAAGATGTGCTCCTTTCAGAGTCATTGAACGCCAGACTTGGCCTGCTTTCAGGATCCAAATCACTAAGCCTAGTTATATAAGATATATCAAGAAGTATTTacttatatttcatatttcacGTTTAAAGATAGTAACATCTCAGTGCCTGTTGTCTTTCTTGCGCATGTTAGCCACATCCTTGCTACCTATCCTCTCAGGTAGTTGGCGACATACACTGGCCATGTGATGAAAATAGATCGAATAAAACGATAAGAATTATAAGTACAGCCTCTTATCAAGTATGCATCATAAACCTAAAGTACAAATCACACAAAGGAAAGTGAACAGTGTAGAGATGGATGGATTGAAAAAGGTATAAGTAtacattgtattaaagaatgtagTCCTTCGATCATTGTACAATATGACCAACACAAAATGTAAAGAgatacaaaaaatgaaaagaaaagaaaaggcattACAAGTTTGGGGGATTTAGGGATGAGTTCTTCTTCACTCAGACTACATCTTTTCACACCACCGACTGATCGGAGAAGATTAAGATGTGCTTTACAGATGGTGGTAAAGCTAATCCTTGCCACCAACTTTCTAGGTTTCTCCCACCTTTTCAAATGAGAGGGTAGTTACCCGTTTAGGTGTCTGACCACTCTTTTCTTGATGGTGACTGAGCTCTTTATGTAGGCAAATTTCAATGAGAAATCTATCTTTTTGAACATGTTAGCGTCAAAAGTTGTTCTTTTCGTCAATTCACAACACTCTATCTACTATTGTTGTCTTCTAGCAAACCTCTTCTTGCATAGTTATTTGGTCTTCTCTCATAGTCTTTCCTCGAGTTCCTTTCCAATTCGCCagcttattttttgttaataatccTGCGTTTAGTCACTTAAAACCAAGGTAAAGCAGGTATAAAAAAGCTTATGTAAaacatatttctaaatacttgtgcatttacaacataagctaCACATTTTGACATATTTATCTCGCGTATTGGTTCCATTATTCTACCTAAAAGGCtataataacttatatttctacaagttagCACACCCCCAAATTTAGAAGAATGTTTTTCCTCGAGCATTTCTCCAAATCATGCTTGTCCCCAATCACAGTCCTCCTCAAAGACTTGCCTTCCTTTTGGTGCCTCTAGAGTACTTCTTGTGTGTTGgattaattttatatgtttggACTTCTGtgttgtaaaaatataaaatttaaaagcagatTACCATCATATTACTGTTTGATTACTGTCTgattaaagttatatttttcaaatttgcaatataaaaaaaaattaatagactTGCACCAAAAGCATtgccatttttcttcaataagtTAAATTCAACTTTCTATACGATATGGCAATAGCAAAGATTCCATGGAAAATCTCGAGTTTACAATACTAAATTAACTCGTGTACCACACTAGGTAGGAGATGTCAAGCTACCGAGAAATGTAATGTTGACTAACCCATTTGAGGAAAGTATAAATAGGTTAGAAGAAGGACTAATTCAAGTGTTTAGATAAGAGGAAGTTCTATTAGAGGAGTAAAAGGTGAAGGTTCCTTATAGGACTATGATATGAGAACGAGAGAAACGAAAAAAAGTAAGGCTTAGTTGAATGAGTGACCCTTCAAATGAAAAGCATGCTTTTGGAAAATGTATTTATCTCCAAAGTCATGGTGTTTTATTGCCATAATGTTAGATGTGCACATGTTGAAATCtcgtatataaatataaaagaacatAACCAATTTGAAGTATGTATAAGTCGGGAAAGTTGTATTGTTGTGACGTTTGTATGTATACAAAGTCGTTAGCCTTATTCTCAATCAAAAGCTAGCTATTATGTGTGCACATAAGAGTAGAGGCTTACACTCATTATCGCtctatctatttttatatattaataagtaagagttaaatatttttattagtatgatgttttgaaatattacaTAGCTTTTCTCTAATAGAActtaataatgtttttgtgtattggatgaattttatatgtttacaATGAAGACATTCAGAGATATTGCTTGAGCAATTATTGACCATTAAGAAATtgcaataaatattaaaagtatgGAAGCACTTTAAAGTTTTAGttccaaaaataaatcttCTGTATTCAATTATTGTAATGTGGTTGATGcatcaaatcatttgaaatgaaaactaGGGGGTCGGTTAGCATCACAAGTGAAGGCACAAAGACATTTATGAGCTCCAAAGCACGTTCCAATATCTACTGCTTTAATTTGGCTACGACACAAATTTTCGCACTGTGTATTGACGCAGGTCCCTGCATCAGATAACGGAAGCGTTCTATAGCATTTCGCTGGTGGCCATACTATTCCTTGAACGCTACTAATCATCATCTCTTCACCTTCATTGTAAACCACCAAAAgacaaatatttgttaatacaCTACGAACTTACGTATTTTTACCGaataactaaatttatcaAGAGGCATAATCATGAATGAGTTGTAAGACAATTAGTTGTTGACACAcatctattttattatctataaTTGGTATGTTTTTCTCCTATAAAAGATGTTCCATTTCATTGGGTCTCAAGTGTACAATGGACATCATTGGTACCTAACGTATTTTTTGAAGAGCAATTATTCGACGAAACAAGTTAGATAGATTTAAAGTTACAATATTGTACACGTCTAATTcatgaaatataaatgtattCAAATGAAACATGTATAGTCCTAATGAGATAAATTGACTTTTATGAAACACGATATTCTAGTATTGCAATGATGGAGAAGAAGTTGCTTACCACTGAAGATGAGGAAAAGAAGAACTATGGCTGAAATAATGTTGGACttcattcttttcaaaatacttgtagttttttcttttagataaaATCTTATGAATACACAAGTATTGATGTAGTTTTTTATGATTGCTATgtatgtgtttatatatacacacaatataaatacatatttggCCTCATCCTCGTTTAGAGGGCAAGAATCTCCTTAGgttcatttgttttaatgtCTTTACATGTTAATTCAATgtacaatatttattatattggaTTACATTCTTTTTTCGTGTATGTAACaagttattgttttcttttttttttttttttgccatatttattcatatacataattaactttctaagaaattttgtaaaatattccAAATTCAATTTACCTGTTAGTCATtgctttttatatttttattattttagtacttaaatttatttataataaaaaaaaaaactctatttgCAGtctatcaaaagaaaaatgattatatGGGTTATAATCCTATAAAAGCTCGATTATGTTAGGTATACAATTTATTTGTCGACCAAATGTATGTTTGTTACTTTCTTTGTTGCGTCTTCTATTTTCATGCATTTAAAGTAGTGTTTTTCAATATACACGTAGAAATAACAACATATAGTCAATAAGATGAAAGGGGAGGTGTAACACCTCGAATATTTAAGGTAATTTTGTTCCTCAATTATCTTAAGGAATGATTAGATTATTATGGGTGTTAGGTTAATTGGAATTGAATGAtaagaaatttatttggtGAAATTTGTTGGATTTATTTGAGTATATATATGgcaatatataattaattcatgCTTTTGGAAATGCGCCTCAACATTTTTGTTGTGAGGGTCTTTGTAAATAGATCAGTAATATGCCCGACTATtatcaaaaaataaagtaattgaCATATTCATGTTTGTAACAACTTTCAAATCATGCAAAAACTTCTGGAGCTAACTGTTTCCAATGAAACCCTAAACTCATCCATGTCTTTTGAGAATATCAAAACCTAATGTTTTTTTACTCGAACCTTCTCGCTACACGCTTTCATCGTGCGACAAACTTTCTTAATATCCTACAGACTACACGAGTCAACTTGAAGAGAATACTAAACTTTAAACTACAAAACAAATGTACAAGTATAGAATAATAACAAGTAAATACAAGTATGATATATACAGCAAGTCATGGATGCAGTTGTAGAAAATGTGGAAATGTTTATACGTTACAGATTCATCTTTTGGTTAATGTTCTATGGCGAGAAAGAGATGTGATCTCACTGCATTTTGGTTCGCATAGCCTTTCTGATTGCTTCATTTCACCTGAACTTTCTTGATCATCTGCAAAATGACTCTATTCGTCTTAATTGTTCATTGCAACAAGTCTCTGCTCCCAATCATTCATTGCATTGCGTagatgattgtttttttttttttgtccttcTCGCGTAGTTAATGAGATACGAATCTTTCTAACTAAACTCATGGATGCTTCTCTTGACACGtctaacaaattaaacttttaaggATTCAGGCATAGAGGTTCTCAACCTCATTTGCGAGTAAATGCATTCATTAAGTTCCCTCTGGTAACTAACCAAGAGATGCACTTGATCCTAGGGTGAGTTCAAGCAAGCGCTTATTACTCTGGTACCTTAAACCTTTTCGCACGATCTTCGGCTAAACACGTGAttcactaaaataaaatgttttgcCCTAAACCAAAGTAAATACACCACTTTAGTGTTTGGAAAATCAATTCTCTAGCAACGACACTAAAAACTTGCTTGtgatttttgaaactttaaccCAAAATATGTTGCTTGTTGAtcgtgatttttttaaaattggaattgtGTTTCATGGGACATAAGGTGGAGTATGTTGTGCAATACTGGCAAGGTCAATGTGTGCTGAGCGTTAATCCTGCGCAACACGGTCTTGCTTGGATGTAagttgtttgtttggtttagGGGTTTGCACCACTCAATCCCACTCAACAACACCTACAACCTAACATAGTTGATGTTTGCTTGTCATTTTGAGAAcaatattcttaaaaacatGCCTTAAATTAAGGCATATAAACTTAGCTAGCCAGACTCACATTGTACAAACTTATGGGGTCaatgtttaacttttcatGACATGTCATTGAATACGgatcattgcatgcaaaatgctCCACATTATTCTCTTCATCATGCAAGTGGACATGATCATTGCATG
This genomic interval carries:
- the LOC101206033 gene encoding beta-amyrin 28-monooxygenase, coding for MELFLISLLILLFFFLSLTLFILFHNHKSLFSYPNTPPGAIGLPILGESVEFLSSGWKGHPEKFIFDRLNKYKSDVFKTSIVGVPAAIFCGPICNKFLFSNENKLVTPWWPDSVNKIFPSTTQTSTKEEAKKLKKLLPQFLKPEALQRYIGIMDELAERHFNSFWKNREEVLVFPLAKSFTFSIACRLFMSVEDEIHVERLSGPFEHIAAGIISMPIDLPGTPFNRAIKASKFIRKEVVAIVRQRKQDLAEGKALATQDILSHMLLTCDENGVYMNESDITDKILGLLIGGHDTASVACTFIVKFLAELPHIYDAVYTEQMEIARAKAEGETLKWEDIKKMKYSWNVACEVLRIASPLQGAFREALSDFVFNGFFIPKGWKLYWSANSTHKNPEYFPEPYKFDPGRFEGNGPLPYTFVPFGGGPRMCPGKEYAKLEILVFMHNLVKRFKWTKLLENENIIVNPMPIPQKGLPVRLFPHQPLSL